The following is a genomic window from Dermatophilaceae bacterium Soc4.6.
AGTGCTCAGTGGCGAGGTTAACCCGTGTGGGGAAGCCGTAGCGAAAGCGAGTCCGAATAGGGCGTTTGAGTCGCTGGGTCTAGACCCGAAGCGGAGTGATCTACCCATGGCCAGGTTGAAGCGCAGGTAAGACTGCGTGGAGGACCGAACCCACTTAGGTTGAAAACTGAGGGGATGAGCTGTGGGTAGGGGTGAAAGGCCAATCAAACTCCGTGATAGCTGGTTCTCCCCGAAATGCATTTAGGTGCAGCGTCACGTGTTTCTTACCGGAGGTAGAGCTACTGGATAGCTAATGGGCCTCACCAGGTTACTGACGTTAGCCAAACTCCGAATGCCGGTAAGTGAGAGCGTGGCAGTGAGACTGCGGGGGATAAGCTCCGTAGTCGAGAGGGAAACAGCCCAGACCACCATCTAAGGTCCCTAAGCGTGTGCTAAGTGGGAAAGGATGTGGAGTTGCATTGACAACCAGGAGGTTGGCTTAGAAGCAGCCACCCTTTAAAGAGTGCGTAATAGCTCACTGGTCAAGTGATTCCGCGCCGACAATGTAGCGGGGCTCAAGCACACCACCGAAGCTGTGGCATTGACACTTTGCCCGGCCGTGGCACCTGAGGGTCCATGGTCCAAGCGTGTTGATGGGTAGGGGAGCGTCGTGTGGCCAGGGAAGCGGCGGAGTGATCCAGCCGTGGAGGCCACACGAGTGAGAATGCAGGCATGAGTAGCGAATGACGGGCGAGAAACCCGTCCGCCGAATAACCAAGGGTTCCAGGGTCAAGCTAATCTGCCCTGGGTAAGTCGGGACCTAAGGCGAGGCCGACAGGCGTAGTCGATGGACATCCGGTTGATATTCCGGAACCGGCGAAGAACCGCCCATACAGAATCCTGTGATGCTAAGTGCCTGAAACTGGTGGGACTCTTCGGAGTCGTGTCAGCGGAGCGCACGACCCGAGCTGGTAGTACGTAAGCGATGGAGAGACGCAGGAAGGTAGCCTCCGCGTGGCGATGGTAGTCCACGTCCAAGGGTGTAGGGCGAGGTGTAGGCAAATCCGCACCTCTGCATTGGATTGCGAGTCTGAGACCTGATAGTGACCGCGTATGCGGGAAGTAGGGTGATCCTATGCTGCCAAGAAAATCTTCTAGCGAGGTTCGAGCCGCCCGTACCCCAAACCGACTCAGGTGGTTAGGTAGAGAATACCAAGGCGATCGAGTGAATCGTGGTTAAGGAATTCGGCAAAATACCCCCGTAACTTCGGGAGAAGGGGGGCCTGGACGGTGAAGAGCCTTGCGCTCTAGCCTGAATGGCCGCAGAGACCAGGGAGAAGCGACTGTTTACTAAAAACACAGGTCCGTGCGAAGTCGCAAGACGATGTATACGGACTGACGCCTGCCCGGTGCTGGAACGTTAAGGGGACCGGTTAGCCGCAAGGCGAAGCTGAGAACTTAAGCGCCAGTAAACGGCGGTGGTAACTATAACCATCCTAAGGTAGCGAAATTCCTTGTCGGGTAAGTTCCGACCTGCACGAATGGCGTAACGACTTCTCCACTGTCTCAACCACGAACTCGGCGAAATTGCACTACGAGTAAAGATGCTCGTTACGCGCAGCAGGACGGAAAGACCCCGGGACCTTTACTACAGCTTGGTATTGGTGTTCGGTACGGCTTGTGTAGGATAGGTGGGAGACTGTGAAGCGGGCACGCCAGTGTCTGTGGAGTCAACGTTGAAATACCACTCTGGTCGTTCTGGATATCTAACCTCGGTCCGTGATCCGGATCAGGGACAGTGCCTGGTGGGTAGTTTAACTGGGGCGGTTGCCTCCTAAAAAGTAACGGAGGCGCCCAAAGGTTCCCTCAGCCTGGTCGGCAATCAGGTGTTGAGTGTAAGTGCACAAGGGAGCTTGACTGTGAGAGAGACATCTCGAGCAGGGACGAAAGTCGGGACTAGTGATCCGGCGGTGGCTTGTGGAAGCGCCGTCGCTCAACGGATAAAAGGTACCCCGGGGATAACAGGCTGATCTTGCCCAAGAGTCCATATCGACGGCATGGTTTGGCACCTCGATGTCGGCTCGTCGCATCCTGGGGCTGGAGTAGGTCCCAAGGGTTGGGCTGTTCGCCCATTAAAGCGGTACGCGAGCTGGGTTTAGAACGTCGTGAGACAGTTCGGTCCCTATCCGCTGTGCGCGTAGGAAACTTGAGAAAGGCTGACCCTAGTACGAGAGGACCGGGTTGGACGAACCTCTGGTGTGTCAGTTGTCCTGCCAAGGGCACGGCTGATTAGCTACGTTCGGAAGTGATAACCGCTGAAAGCATCTAAGCGGGAAGCACGTTTCAAGATGAGGTTTCCATGGGGCTTTGCCCCGAGAGGCTCCCAGCTAGACTACTGGGTTGATAGGCCGGATGTGGAAGTGCAGTAATGCATGAAGCTGACCGGTACTAATAAGCCGATAACTTGATTACATCTTCACCCCTTATGGGGGTCGCTCGATGCTTCGCGTCCACTGTGCAGTTCCCGAGATACGGTCGGGTCCTGACCCCTGCCCCCCCTGTGTGGGGGTGAGTGGTCGGGTGAACACATATCTCCATAGAGTTACGGCTGTCATAGCGAGGGGGAAACGCCCGGTCCCATTCCGAACCCGGAAGCTAAGCCCCTCAGCGCCGATGGTACTGCACTGGTGACGGTGTGGGAGAGTAGGACGCAGCCGGACAACCATTCACGAAAGTGCCCCGCAAGGCTTCACGCCTCTGCGGGGCACTTTTGCGTGTCCGGGGTCGCGGTTTCACACCTCGCGCCGCTAGCGTGCCTGAGGGGTGTCAGGATCGCTGCATGACCCCTTCTCCACTGCTCCTGCGCGGCGCCACCGCGATCGTCGTCGATGCAGTCACCGAAAGGGCCGGCGACCTGATCCTGCGTGACGGCCGGGTTGCTGATGACGGTACGGTGCCGGGGACCACGGCAGGCCTGGCCCCACCCACGGCGCTCGATGTGTCCGGTTGCGTCATCACCCCCGGCCTGGTCAACGCCCACCACCACCTGCTCCAGAGCGCCTTCCGCACCCTGCCGGGCACCCGGGCCGTGGCGATGACTGACTGGCTGCCCGTCATGGCCCGGGCGTACGCCCAGGCGGGAGTCGACGCCGAGCTGGTGCAGGTGGCGGCAGCCGTCGGTGTCGCCGAGGGGTTGCTCAGTGGCGTGACGACGATCGCCGACCACCAGCTGACCTGGCCCGGTGGGGTGTCGGGGGAGTCCACGGTCGCCTTGGCCCGAGCCGCCGCAGATGCGGCGCGTGACCTGGGGGGACGTCTGGTCTTCGTGCGTGGCGCGGCTCGCGACGACCCCGAGGAGGCAGCGGCCTCTGCCGAGGCGATCGTGGCGGCCCTCGTGCCCGGTGCGGCGGGTGGGGTCAGCGACGATGGTGGGCTGCAGGTCGCGGTCGGGCCGGCGGGGGTGCACTCCGACCCGCAGCGCACCTTCACCCTGATGGGGGAGGTCGCAGCGCGCCACGGTCTGCGACGCCGGACCCAGGCCAACGAGCAGGTCGACGTGGTCGTGGCCCGTGAGCGCTACGGGGCCCGGCCAATCGAGCTGCTCCGCGAGTGGGGGTGGCTCGCTCCCGACGTGACGATCGCGCACCTGTGCGACATCACCTCGGCGGAGGTCGATGCCCTGGCGGCGGCGGGCGTCAGCGCTACGCACGCCCCGGGGTGCGACGTGCCGATGGGGTGGGGGGTCGCGCCGGTCGCGCAGCTCCTGGCCTCCGGTCTGGCCGTCGGTCTCGGCACCAGCGGCGGCGGCTCGAACGACGCGGGTCACCTGCTGGCCGACGCCCGTCTGGCCCTGCAGGTGTCGGCCCTGGTCGGCCCCCAGCTGTCGGCGCGCACCGTGCTGGCCATGGCGACATCGGGATCCGCGGCTGGTCTCGGGCGCCCCGAGCTCGGTCACCTGCGCCGCGGTGCCGCCGCCGACCTGTGTGTCTGGGACGTCTCCGGCGTCGCCGACGCGGGAGTGGCCGACCCTGTCGCCGGACTGATCTGGGCGGCACCCGGTCGCCGCCCCCGGCACGTGGTCGTGGCCGGGGAGCTGGTCGTGCAGGACGGTGTCCTGCTGCGCCGACCCGAGCGCGACGTCGTCACCGCCCTGCATCGACGTCTGCGGCGTGGGGAGCGACGCGGGGTCGGTTGGTAAGGCTTCGCGACGTCGTCACGGAGCCGCTAGAGCTCGAGCACCAGTCGCGGTGACACGGCGCGGGAGACGCAGACGTACATCACGTCGTTGGCCGCCTGCTCGTCGGGCGTGAGGATGGAGTCCCGGTGGTCGACCTCGCCCTCGAGCACCCGCGTCTCGCAGGTGCCGCAGGTGCCCGACTGGCACGACGACAGCACCAGCGTGCCGCTCTCCTCGATCACCTCGAGCACTGACCGGTCGGGTGGCACGACGAGCGTGGTGCCGGAGTAGGCGAGCTCGACCTCGAAGGGCTCGCTGCGCTGGGGGGCACCGACCTCGCGGGCCACGAAGCGCTCCACCTTGAGCTGACGTCCCGTGGCGGCCACCTCGATCGCCTCGATGAGGCGAGCAGGCCCGCAGCAGTAGGTGACCGTGAAGGGCGGGAGGCCGGCATACAGGGCGGTGAGGTCGAGGCGGCGACCCTCGTCGGCGGCGTAGACGTGCACCCGGCCGGGGTGCGCGGTCGCCAGCTCGTCGACCAGGGCCATGGAGCGTCGCGACCGGCCGGCGTAGTGCAGCTCCCACTCGACGCCCGCCCGCTCGGCCGCCGCCACCATGGCGCTGATGGGGGTGATGCCGATGCCGCCCGCGACGAAGAGGCAGCGAGTGCCCCGCACCGGCTCGAACTCGAAGTGGTTGCGAGGCCCCGCCACCCGCAGCACGTCACCGACGGCGACCTCGTCGTGCAACCAGCGGGAGCCTCCGCTGCCGTCCTCCTCGCGCAGGACGCCGATGCTCCACGACGGGGCGGTGACGGCGCCCATGAGGGAGTACTGCCTGACGTCCTCGCCCGCTTCCCCACCGGTGTCGTCAACAGGGTCAGCGGGGCTGCTGGCCCCGACCACGACGTCGACGTGCGCCCCAGCGCTCCACCGAGGGAGCGCGGTCTCGCCGGCGGGGGCTAGCTCGAGCACGACGACGTCGGCGGCAGCCTCGGTGCGGGCGACGACGCGCACCCGCAGGTCGGTCTCGTGGTGGGTGCTCATGGTCGGCGGGGGTTCTCCTTGACGAGGAAGAGGCGGTAGGGCGCCGCGGAAGCCGAGCGCCAGCGATGGGGGGTGCCCCCGACACAGTAGAGCGAGTCGCCTGCCCCCAGCTCGTGCACCACCCCGTCACCGAGGTCGACGACGAGTGCCCCCTCGACCAGGGTGAGGAACTCGTCATCCGCGTGCTCGAAGAAGTCCGATCCCGACGACGACTGTGTGGCTCCCGGCGCCGGCTCGTCGCGCAGACCGGCGAGCAGCTCGACCTGGCTCGAGCCGAGCGCCCGGGCGATGCGCTCGAGCGACACCATGCTCGGGCGGGCCAGGCCACGCTCGAGCTGGCTGAGGAAGGAGTGCGACAGGCCCGCGTGGGCGGCCAGCTGCACGAGGGTGTGGCCCCGGGCACGACGCAGCCCGTGCACCCGCCGACCGAGCAGCACGACGGAGCGGTCGAGCATCGACGCGGGCGTGGGGATGAGATCAACCTCAGGGGGCGGTCGCCAGAAGATGTATCACAATCACTCGCGTTGGGGCACAGGCGATGACGAGGGTTAACCTGCCGACACGGCGATGTCACACGCCTGAAACGCGATCCTCCTAATGTCGGCGCTGTCGGTCTATGTTGACGGGGTCAACATCGTCCCGTTGCCGGACGTCATCCGATCCCTTGCGCCGGATGGTCCACCCGGCCCCTCACCCACGAAGGTCGCGCCCCCTGTGACGAGTCTGCCCCGCCCGCTCGACCTGCTCCGGTCGGCGACCCTCGCCGACGGCTCACGGGTCGACGTCGAGCTCACCGGGGCGACGGTCACGGCCGTGGTCCCCGCCGGCTCGGGTGCCGGGTCGAGACCTGAGCGCACCCTCGACCTCGACGGGTTCGTGCTGCTGCCCGCCCCGGCCGACCCGCACTCGCACCTCGACAAGGCGCGCTCCTGGGACGCCATCCGGCCCCCTGCCGGTGACCTGCCGTCGGCGATCGCCTCGTGGCGCACGTATGCCGCGCACATGTCCGTCGTCGACGTCGCCGCCCGCGCACGGGCGCAGGCCCTGGCCATGCTGGCCAACGGCACCACCGCCGTGCGGTCGCACGTCGACGTCCTGATGGGGGACGAGCCCCTGCGCGGGGTGCAGGCGCTCCTGCAGGTGCGAGCCGAGCTCGCCGGCCTGATCGACATCGAGCTGGTCGCGCTGTGTGGGCAGGACACTCCCGACCACGACATCGAGGCGGCCCTCGACCTCGGGTTCGACACCGTCGGCGGCGCCCCCCACCTGGCCGACGACCCGGTGGCCGAGCTGCACCGGCTGCTCGACATCGCGCAGCGACGCGGGGTCGACGTCGACCTGCACACCGACGAGAGCCTCGGAGGGCCGGTGACCCTGGGCGCCTTCGCCGACCGCGTCACCGGATGGCCCCAGAACGTCTCGGCCGGCCACTGCGTGCGGCTGGGCACCCTGCCTGCGCTGGAGCGCGACGCGCTGGTCGCCCGCGCCGTCTCCGCAGGCATCGGCATCATCGCCAACCCGATGACCAACTTGTTCCTGCAGGGGTGGGACCACCCCGAGTCGACCCCGCGCGGGCTCCCGTCGCCGCGTGCCCTGCTCGACGCTGGAGCCCGCTTCGCCGCGGGAGCCGACAACGTGCGCGACCCCTTCAACCCCCTGGGTCGCAGCGACGCCCTCGAGACCGCCATGCTCCTGGTCGTCGCGGGCCACCTCACCCCCACCGAGGCCTATGCCGCGGTCTCCTCCGGCGCGCGCGAGGTCATGGGTCTGCCCGTCGCGGGCCCGTTCGTGGGTGCGGTGGCCGAGCTGCTCGCCGTGCGCGGCGGATCGCTGCCCGAGGTCATCGCCACGGCCCCGGCCGACCGCTTCGTCATCCACGGGGGCGCGCTGGTGGCCCACAGCTCCGTCTCCCGCTACCTCGCGGCGGCCACGCCTGCGAGGATCACGTCTACCCCCGTCCTCACTCCGCTACTGGAAAGCAGGTGACGCCATGACGGCGATCGCCCCCGCACCCACCCAGCTCGTCACCGGCTCGACGATCCTCGACTTCCGGGACGTCGCGATGACCTTCCCCGACGGCACGACGGCGCTGTCCGGTGTCGACCTCACGGTGGCGAGAGGGGAGTTCGTCTCCGTCGTGGGCCCCTCGGGGTGCGGCAAGAGCACCCTGCTGCGCATCGCCTCCGGGCTCGAGCAGGTCAGTGAGGGCGTGATGACGGCCGGTACCTCGCGCATCGGCTACGTCTTCCAGGACGCCACGCTGCTGCCGTGGCGCAACGTCACGGCCAACGTCGAGCTGCTCGCCGAGCTCAACGGGATGTCGCGCGGCGAGCGCAAGGAGAAGGCGAGGCAGGCGATCGAGCTGGTCGGCCTGTCCGGCTTCGAGAAGCACCTGCCCCGGGCGCTGTCCGGGGGGATGCGGATGCGGGCGTCGCTGGCCCGCTCGCTCACCCTCGACCCCGAGCTCTTCCTCTTCGACGAGCCGTTCGGGGCGCTCGACGAGATCACCCGCGAGCGCCTGAACGACGAGCTCGTCAAGCTCTACACCGAGAAGCAGTTCAGTGCGCTCTTCATCACCCACTCGGTCTCCGAGGCCGTCTACATCTCCACCAGGGTCGTCGTGATGTCGGGCCGTCCGGGCCGCATCGTCGCCAGCTTCGACGTGCCCTTCCCCACGCCGCGTGACCCGGAGATCCGCTTCACCGCCGAGTTCGCCGAGCTCGTCGGGGCTGTTTCGCACGCACTGAGGGGCGACCACTCGTGAGCATCGACACCCCGTCCCGCCCGGCCGAGGCGCTCGTGGAGGCGGCCCCGGTCGTGCGGACGGCGACCCGTGCCGCCGGCGCGACCCGCCGCACGAGCCCCAAGGTGTGGGGCCCCCCGATCGCCGTCCTCAGCGCGATCATCGGGCTGTGGTACCTCCTCAGCATGGTGGTGCTGGCACCGGACCGGCGCTTCCTGCTGCCGCCTCCGCACCAGGTGCTCACCGACGGCTTCTTCAACCAGCGCGTCATCACCGACATCACGAGGTCGCTCGGCCTGACCGCGCTGGTCGCGGTCACCGGGCTGGCGGTGGCGATCGTCATCGGCATCGCCTGGGGCGTCGGCATGAGCCAGGCCCGATGGATCGAGCTGTCGCTCTTCCCGTATGCCGTGGTGCTCCAGTGCATCCCGATCCTCGCGCTCGTGCCGCTCATCGGCTTCTGGTTCGGCTACAGCTTCACGGCGCGCATGATCGTCTGCGTGATGATCGCGCTCTTCCCCATGGTCTCCAACACGCTGTTCGGTCTGCAGTCGGTCGACGTCAGCCAGCGCGAGCTCTTCCGCCTGCAGCACGCGAGCCGCTGGACCACCCTGACCAAGCTCCAGTTCCCCGCCGCCCTGCCGGCTGTCTTCGCCGGACTGCGCATCTCGGCCGGGCTGGCCGTGGTCGGGGCCATCGTCGGTGACTTCTTCTTCCGCCGTGGCACGCCCGGGCTGGGGTCGCTCATGAGCGTCTACCAGTCGCGCCTCCAGGCGGCCGAGCTCTTCACCGCCATCATCGTGGCCGCACTCTTCGGCGTCCTCGTCTTCTGGCTCTTCGGCCTGCTGCGCACGCTGGCCGTCGGCACCTGGTACGACACCTCGGGCTCATAGACGGTCGGCGACCTCCTCTGCAGCGGGTCACCGGCAGCACCAGCAGCACCCTCACCGTCCGTCACGCACCACCCTTCGAAAGTGGAGTCTCCATGCGCAGAAACGCTTCCTCGGTCCTGGCCTTCGCCGCGATCGTGTCGGTCACCGGCCTCGCTGCCTGCTCGAGCGGCACGACCGACGCCAGCGGTTCGGCCGCGACCACTGCGGCCCCCGGGGGGGTCGACCTCGCGTCGGTGTGCCCTGCGACGATCGGCATCCAGACCGACTGGAACCCGGAGTCGGAGCACGGGCACCTCTACCAGATGCTCGGCACGGACTACACCATCGACGCCAACAACAAGTCAGTCACGGGCCCGCTGATGAGCAAGGGCAAGGACACGGGGATCAAGGTCATGATCCAGTCCGGCGGGCCGGCGATCGGCTTCCAGACCGTCTCGAGCCAGCTCTACGCCAACCCCGACATCATCATGGGCTACGTCAGCACCGACGAGGCGATCAGCGTGTCGGCCAAGACGCCGTCGGTGGCCGTCTTCGCGCCGCTGGAGAAGAATCCGCAGATGATCATGTGGGATCCGGCGACCTATCCCGACGTCAAGACCATCGCCGACCTGGGCAAGACCAAGGCCGTCGTGCGCTACTTCGGTGGAGCGGCCTACATGGACTACCTGACCGGCGCCGGCATCATCCCCAAGGCCCAGGTCGACGGCGGCTACGACGGCACGCCGGCCTCCTTCGTCGCCTCCGGCGGCAAGGACGCCCAGCAGGGCTTCGCCTCGGGCGAGCCCTACATCTACCAGAACGAGATCAAGGCCTGGGGCAAGCCTGTGGCCTACCAGCTCGTCCACGACGCGGGCTTCCCGACCTACGCGGCGGCCATGTCGGTCAAGAAGGAC
Proteins encoded in this region:
- a CDS encoding amidohydrolase family protein, which produces MTPSPLLLRGATAIVVDAVTERAGDLILRDGRVADDGTVPGTTAGLAPPTALDVSGCVITPGLVNAHHHLLQSAFRTLPGTRAVAMTDWLPVMARAYAQAGVDAELVQVAAAVGVAEGLLSGVTTIADHQLTWPGGVSGESTVALARAAADAARDLGGRLVFVRGAARDDPEEAAASAEAIVAALVPGAAGGVSDDGGLQVAVGPAGVHSDPQRTFTLMGEVAARHGLRRRTQANEQVDVVVARERYGARPIELLREWGWLAPDVTIAHLCDITSAEVDALAAAGVSATHAPGCDVPMGWGVAPVAQLLASGLAVGLGTSGGGSNDAGHLLADARLALQVSALVGPQLSARTVLAMATSGSAAGLGRPELGHLRRGAAADLCVWDVSGVADAGVADPVAGLIWAAPGRRPRHVVVAGELVVQDGVLLRRPERDVVTALHRRLRRGERRGVGW
- a CDS encoding PDR/VanB family oxidoreductase translates to MSTHHETDLRVRVVARTEAAADVVVLELAPAGETALPRWSAGAHVDVVVGASSPADPVDDTGGEAGEDVRQYSLMGAVTAPSWSIGVLREEDGSGGSRWLHDEVAVGDVLRVAGPRNHFEFEPVRGTRCLFVAGGIGITPISAMVAAAERAGVEWELHYAGRSRRSMALVDELATAHPGRVHVYAADEGRRLDLTALYAGLPPFTVTYCCGPARLIEAIEVAATGRQLKVERFVAREVGAPQRSEPFEVELAYSGTTLVVPPDRSVLEVIEESGTLVLSSCQSGTCGTCETRVLEGEVDHRDSILTPDEQAANDVMYVCVSRAVSPRLVLEL
- a CDS encoding XRE family transcriptional regulator; translated protein: MLDRSVVLLGRRVHGLRRARGHTLVQLAAHAGLSHSFLSQLERGLARPSMVSLERIARALGSSQVELLAGLRDEPAPGATQSSSGSDFFEHADDEFLTLVEGALVVDLGDGVVHELGAGDSLYCVGGTPHRWRSASAAPYRLFLVKENPRRP
- a CDS encoding amidohydrolase family protein — encoded protein: MTSLPRPLDLLRSATLADGSRVDVELTGATVTAVVPAGSGAGSRPERTLDLDGFVLLPAPADPHSHLDKARSWDAIRPPAGDLPSAIASWRTYAAHMSVVDVAARARAQALAMLANGTTAVRSHVDVLMGDEPLRGVQALLQVRAELAGLIDIELVALCGQDTPDHDIEAALDLGFDTVGGAPHLADDPVAELHRLLDIAQRRGVDVDLHTDESLGGPVTLGAFADRVTGWPQNVSAGHCVRLGTLPALERDALVARAVSAGIGIIANPMTNLFLQGWDHPESTPRGLPSPRALLDAGARFAAGADNVRDPFNPLGRSDALETAMLLVVAGHLTPTEAYAAVSSGAREVMGLPVAGPFVGAVAELLAVRGGSLPEVIATAPADRFVIHGGALVAHSSVSRYLAAATPARITSTPVLTPLLESR
- a CDS encoding ABC transporter ATP-binding protein codes for the protein MTAIAPAPTQLVTGSTILDFRDVAMTFPDGTTALSGVDLTVARGEFVSVVGPSGCGKSTLLRIASGLEQVSEGVMTAGTSRIGYVFQDATLLPWRNVTANVELLAELNGMSRGERKEKARQAIELVGLSGFEKHLPRALSGGMRMRASLARSLTLDPELFLFDEPFGALDEITRERLNDELVKLYTEKQFSALFITHSVSEAVYISTRVVVMSGRPGRIVASFDVPFPTPRDPEIRFTAEFAELVGAVSHALRGDHS
- a CDS encoding ABC transporter permease, which codes for MSIDTPSRPAEALVEAAPVVRTATRAAGATRRTSPKVWGPPIAVLSAIIGLWYLLSMVVLAPDRRFLLPPPHQVLTDGFFNQRVITDITRSLGLTALVAVTGLAVAIVIGIAWGVGMSQARWIELSLFPYAVVLQCIPILALVPLIGFWFGYSFTARMIVCVMIALFPMVSNTLFGLQSVDVSQRELFRLQHASRWTTLTKLQFPAALPAVFAGLRISAGLAVVGAIVGDFFFRRGTPGLGSLMSVYQSRLQAAELFTAIIVAALFGVLVFWLFGLLRTLAVGTWYDTSGS
- a CDS encoding ABC transporter substrate-binding protein; this translates as MRRNASSVLAFAAIVSVTGLAACSSGTTDASGSAATTAAPGGVDLASVCPATIGIQTDWNPESEHGHLYQMLGTDYTIDANNKSVTGPLMSKGKDTGIKVMIQSGGPAIGFQTVSSQLYANPDIIMGYVSTDEAISVSAKTPSVAVFAPLEKNPQMIMWDPATYPDVKTIADLGKTKAVVRYFGGAAYMDYLTGAGIIPKAQVDGGYDGTPASFVASGGKDAQQGFASGEPYIYQNEIKAWGKPVAYQLVHDAGFPTYAAAMSVKKDKLAELTPCLKKLVPVLQQAEVDFFADPAPAEKLILELVTEYNTGWVYSQGVADYSVATMKKDGLVGNGADPTIGNFEPDRVQRMFDITTPIYAKAGTKIADGLKPTDIYTNDFIDPSIGLPAS